AAAATGCGGTTTACTTCTTCTTCGCGCAAAGGTTGCGGTCTTCGGCCTGGACCGACAAAGCTCGTCACACCCGGCACACTGGTAACAAAATATAGGGACTCTTTGTCCATATCCAGTTCAACCAAAAGATAACTGGGTAAAAATTTCTTGAGGGATGTCGTTTTCCGTCCATCCTTCATCTCGACGACTTCCTCAGTAGGCACGATCACCCGACCAATTTTGTCGCCAACATCGATGTTTTCTTTGGCGGCCTCAATATAGCTCTTGACCTTATTCTCGTGCCCAGAATAAGTGTGGACAACATACCATTTCATCGGCCAAAGACTCCCTGACAAAAAATCCCGTTAAATCAGGATAAACTCCATAATACTCGCCAAAAAAGTATCCACAATATAAATGAATCCGGCCAGTGCAAGTGACAATATAAGCACAATTGTAGTCGATGACTTGAGTTCGTC
The genomic region above belongs to Gemmatimonadota bacterium and contains:
- the secE gene encoding preprotein translocase subunit SecE gives rise to the protein MFSKISQFLGEVRVEMGKVTWPTRDELKSSTTIVLILSLALAGFIYIVDTFLASIMEFILI
- the nusG gene encoding transcription termination/antitermination factor NusG encodes the protein MKWYVVHTYSGHENKVKSYIEAAKENIDVGDKIGRVIVPTEEVVEMKDGRKTTSLKKFLPSYLLVELDMDKESLYFVTSVPGVTSFVGPGRRPQPLREEEVNRILGQIERRPVEETSDVPYQVGDRVKVIDGPFSDFIGLVDDINPEKSKIKVMVSIFGRNTPVELDVLQVEEAVESR